The following are from one region of the Hydrogenophaga sp. BPS33 genome:
- a CDS encoding L-threonylcarbamoyladenylate synthase, producing MLLKAADPSAIAIAAQRLAGGSLVGMPTETVYGLAADADNATAVHRIFEAKGRPSDHPLIVHLAPGAGAHGWRAGVDHYAREVPAFAAALMQAFWPGPLTVILPRRADVAAVAAGGQDSVGLRCPSHPVAQALLSAAAALGVSGVAAPSANRFGRVSPTAAAHVAEEFAALGEDDLLILDGGASRVGIESTIVDCTRAHPVLLRPGMVTVAQLEAACGQPVRERDEAAPRASGTLESHYAPRARVRLMDAQQLRAAFQVLGSDAKHIAVYARSAIEPARGVPRRRMPDDATAAAQELFAVLRELDATGVRLIWVETPPDDPAWDGVRDRLQRAAA from the coding sequence CTGCTGCTGAAAGCCGCCGACCCGTCGGCCATCGCCATCGCCGCGCAACGGCTGGCCGGTGGTTCGCTGGTCGGCATGCCGACCGAAACCGTGTATGGCCTCGCGGCCGATGCCGACAACGCCACGGCGGTGCACCGCATCTTCGAGGCCAAGGGCCGCCCGTCCGACCATCCGCTGATCGTGCACTTGGCACCGGGCGCTGGCGCGCACGGCTGGCGCGCGGGCGTGGACCACTATGCGCGCGAAGTGCCCGCCTTCGCGGCCGCGCTCATGCAGGCGTTCTGGCCCGGCCCGCTCACCGTGATCCTGCCGCGCCGCGCCGACGTGGCAGCGGTCGCGGCCGGCGGGCAAGACTCGGTCGGCCTGCGCTGCCCTTCGCACCCCGTGGCCCAGGCACTGCTGAGCGCCGCCGCTGCGCTGGGGGTGAGCGGTGTGGCGGCACCCAGCGCCAACCGCTTCGGTCGCGTGAGCCCCACCGCCGCCGCACACGTGGCCGAAGAATTCGCCGCCCTGGGCGAGGACGACCTGCTCATCCTTGACGGCGGCGCCAGCCGGGTGGGCATCGAGTCCACCATCGTCGACTGCACGCGCGCGCATCCGGTGCTGCTGCGCCCCGGCATGGTCACGGTCGCCCAGCTCGAAGCTGCCTGCGGCCAGCCGGTGCGCGAGCGCGACGAAGCCGCGCCGCGCGCCTCGGGCACGCTCGAATCGCATTACGCGCCGCGCGCCAGGGTGCGGCTGATGGACGCCCAACAATTGCGCGCGGCGTTCCAGGTGCTGGGCAGCGATGCGAAGCACATCGCGGTGTACGCCCGCAGCGCGATCGAACCTGCTCGCGGCGTGCCGCGCCGGCGCATGCCCGATGACGCCACCGCCGCCGCGCAGGAGCTGTTTGCCGTGCTGCGCGAGCTCGACGCTACCGGCGTGCGCCTGATCTGGGTGGAAACACCCCCCGACGACCCAGCCTGGGATGGCGTGCGCGATCGGCTGCAGCGCGCGGCCGCGTGA
- the trxA gene encoding thioredoxin, producing the protein MINVTVANFEAEVIEASMTVPVLVDFWAPWCGPCKVIGPLLEKLEADYAGRFKLVKIDSDQEQQLAAAFGVRSIPTCVLLMNGQPVDGFMGALPEGQIKAFLDKHLPEGEAPEGDEAAEPNAQDALAQGDLEGALQKMQQAVQAEPDNDDARFDLVKLLLEMGQDDDAKVAFAPVIAKVAGVRRLDSLQRWMAARDAQAEVADPDARAAELQAAIATNKRDFDARFALAQLLMAFGQWTAAMDELLEILMRDKSWKEDLARKTFIAILDVIEPPKPKVAEGQVPPEDPTVATYRRRLSSVVLS; encoded by the coding sequence ATGATCAACGTCACCGTCGCCAACTTTGAAGCCGAGGTCATCGAAGCCTCAATGACCGTCCCCGTGCTGGTGGATTTCTGGGCGCCGTGGTGCGGGCCTTGCAAGGTCATCGGTCCCCTGCTCGAGAAACTGGAGGCCGACTATGCGGGCCGCTTCAAGTTGGTGAAGATCGACTCCGACCAGGAGCAGCAATTGGCCGCCGCCTTCGGCGTGCGCAGCATTCCCACCTGCGTGCTGCTCATGAATGGCCAGCCGGTCGATGGCTTCATGGGGGCGTTGCCCGAAGGTCAGATCAAGGCCTTCCTGGACAAGCACCTGCCCGAGGGCGAGGCGCCCGAGGGCGATGAGGCTGCCGAGCCCAATGCGCAGGACGCGCTGGCGCAGGGCGATCTCGAAGGTGCGCTGCAGAAGATGCAGCAGGCCGTGCAGGCCGAGCCGGACAATGACGACGCGCGCTTCGACCTGGTCAAGCTGTTGCTGGAAATGGGACAGGACGACGATGCCAAGGTGGCCTTCGCCCCCGTGATCGCCAAGGTCGCGGGTGTGCGGCGGCTCGATTCGCTGCAGCGCTGGATGGCGGCACGCGATGCGCAGGCCGAGGTGGCCGACCCGGATGCACGCGCCGCCGAACTGCAAGCCGCCATTGCCACCAACAAGCGCGACTTTGACGCGCGCTTTGCGCTCGCGCAATTGCTCATGGCCTTTGGCCAATGGACCGCAGCGATGGACGAGCTGCTGGAGATCCTGATGCGCGACAAAAGCTGGAAAGAAGACCTGGCGCGCAAGACCTTCATTGCGATCCTCGACGTGATCGAGCCGCCCAAGCCCAAAGTGGCCGAAGGCCAGGTGCCGCCGGAAGATCCCACGGTGGCGACCTACCGGCGCCGCTTGTCCAGTGTCGTCTTGAGCTGA
- a CDS encoding HPP family protein, with protein MSNEPLAYPSKAAQFLTRFWPAPVAVDARERWRAFVGAGCGVLITALLSRWWAGPMAAGPWLVAPLGASAVLVFAVPASPLAQPWSVIGGNTLSALVGTVCAMWIGDPAWAGSVAVAVAIALMFSLRCLHPPGGATALFAALGAASFHFALFPMLVNSVLLVLAGVLYNSLTGRRYPHAQGWVAPGAQTAAPPARFTEADLDAALAHYNQVLDVSRDDLQELLHHAESAAYQRNFGSLRCKDIMTREPITARPGTPLREAWREMRQEKIKALPVVDKSRHVVGIVTVADFMRHADLDQHEGIGSRLRALMRRGGSLHAAGKPEVVGQIMTRTVRVASEEKQLAELVPLFSEGGHHHIPVIDAERRLSGIITQTDLVRSLYRAAQPVA; from the coding sequence ATGAGCAACGAACCGCTGGCGTACCCTTCCAAGGCAGCGCAATTCCTGACCCGTTTCTGGCCCGCGCCGGTCGCAGTCGATGCCCGTGAGCGGTGGCGCGCTTTCGTGGGGGCGGGCTGTGGCGTGTTGATCACCGCCTTGCTCAGCCGCTGGTGGGCCGGGCCGATGGCCGCCGGCCCCTGGCTGGTCGCGCCGCTGGGTGCCAGCGCCGTGCTGGTGTTCGCGGTGCCCGCGAGCCCGCTGGCGCAGCCTTGGTCGGTCATCGGAGGCAACACGCTGTCCGCTCTGGTGGGCACGGTCTGCGCGATGTGGATCGGCGACCCGGCCTGGGCGGGCTCGGTGGCCGTGGCGGTGGCCATCGCGCTCATGTTCTCGCTGCGTTGTCTGCACCCGCCCGGTGGTGCCACCGCCTTGTTCGCGGCGCTGGGCGCGGCGAGTTTCCACTTCGCGCTGTTTCCGATGCTGGTCAACTCGGTGCTGCTGGTGCTCGCGGGCGTGCTCTACAACAGCCTGACCGGGCGGCGCTACCCGCACGCGCAGGGGTGGGTGGCGCCCGGTGCGCAGACCGCAGCACCGCCCGCGCGCTTCACCGAAGCCGACCTGGACGCCGCGCTGGCGCACTACAACCAAGTGCTCGACGTCAGCCGCGACGACTTGCAGGAGCTTCTGCACCACGCCGAATCGGCGGCCTACCAGCGCAACTTCGGCAGCCTGCGTTGCAAGGACATCATGACGCGCGAGCCGATCACCGCACGCCCCGGTACGCCGCTGCGCGAGGCCTGGCGAGAGATGCGGCAGGAGAAGATCAAGGCGCTGCCGGTGGTGGACAAGTCGCGGCACGTGGTGGGCATCGTGACGGTGGCCGACTTCATGCGCCACGCCGACCTGGACCAGCACGAAGGCATTGGCAGCCGCTTGCGCGCGCTGATGCGCCGGGGCGGTAGCTTGCACGCGGCGGGCAAGCCCGAGGTGGTCGGCCAGATCATGACGCGCACGGTGCGCGTGGCCAGCGAAGAGAAACAGCTGGCCGAGCTGGTGCCGCTGTTCTCGGAGGGCGGCCACCACCACATCCCGGTGATCGACGCCGAGCGGCGTTTGAGCGGGATCATCACCCAGACCGATCTGGTGCGTTCGCTCTACCGCGCGGCCCAGCCGGTGGCTTGA
- a CDS encoding LysE family translocator codes for MLPDTPLLLAFVGASLVLALTPGPAVVYIVARTLAQGRACGLASVLGVALGNLANAVGAALGLAALFAVSSAAFTVVKWAGAAYLVYLGIRLWRAPAPQAQGAQQVPVKPLRQVFRDGFLVALLNPKTSLFFAAFLPQFMDAHGSAWGQSLSLGAVFVAIAGCTDIVYVLMASVVAPRLGRSGRHARWGNRLAGTSFIGLGILTAMGSRPTR; via the coding sequence ATGCTGCCCGACACCCCCTTGCTCCTTGCCTTCGTGGGCGCCAGCCTGGTGCTGGCCCTGACACCCGGCCCTGCCGTGGTCTACATCGTGGCCCGTACCCTCGCACAAGGCCGTGCATGCGGCCTGGCCTCCGTGCTGGGCGTGGCGCTGGGCAACCTGGCCAATGCCGTGGGGGCCGCGCTGGGTCTGGCGGCCTTGTTCGCCGTCTCGTCGGCCGCGTTTACCGTGGTGAAGTGGGCGGGCGCCGCGTACCTGGTGTACTTGGGCATTCGCCTTTGGCGCGCGCCTGCACCACAGGCACAGGGCGCGCAGCAGGTGCCCGTGAAGCCGCTGCGCCAGGTTTTTCGCGATGGCTTCCTGGTGGCCTTGCTCAACCCCAAGACGAGCCTGTTCTTCGCGGCCTTCTTGCCGCAGTTCATGGACGCGCACGGCAGCGCATGGGGGCAGAGCCTTTCGCTGGGCGCGGTGTTCGTGGCCATTGCCGGCTGCACCGACATCGTCTACGTGCTGATGGCCAGCGTCGTCGCGCCGCGCCTGGGGCGCTCTGGCAGGCATGCGCGATGGGGCAACCGGCTCGCGGGCACGTCGTTCATCGGCCTGGGCATTCTCACGGCCATGGGCTCGCGGCCCACGCGCTGA
- a CDS encoding SGNH/GDSL hydrolase family protein — translation MHMRIGLAATAAVVILSACGGGGSSSTSSNPPSGPVTTAVKVVGDSLSDSGTFGIKFTVQGTPAYPIWTDRVASALAAPALCSRYGAAPGDTPALKPGAAACTSYGVGSAAINPRGSIKDTTPISVVQQLKDLRAQSPFGEQELLLVDGGGNDFADLAADYATGRILGNYANFDSLADELVPPDDKIGLPRDQVGDLYATRLANLLVDALVTEALNRGAQRIVVLTVPDITRTPKFKQAMAVAQILDAAGAADVELAAARWVSLFNTRLKARLAVHSRVVVVDFHAELGKWLSSPGAYGLTNTTKPACPGSIATCTDTSLSAAPPVGESGPDWWKTYVFSDNFHGTPRTNELMGDAVLRALEAKGWK, via the coding sequence ATGCATATGCGTATTGGTCTGGCGGCGACCGCGGCGGTGGTGATCCTGAGCGCTTGCGGCGGAGGCGGATCCTCCAGCACCTCCTCCAACCCGCCTTCGGGGCCGGTCACCACAGCCGTGAAGGTGGTCGGCGACAGCCTCAGCGACAGTGGCACGTTCGGCATCAAGTTCACCGTTCAGGGAACGCCCGCATACCCGATCTGGACCGATCGGGTCGCGTCCGCGCTTGCGGCTCCCGCCCTGTGTTCGCGTTATGGCGCTGCACCGGGCGACACGCCGGCACTGAAGCCGGGAGCGGCGGCATGCACCAGTTACGGTGTGGGGAGCGCCGCGATTAATCCACGGGGATCGATCAAGGACACAACGCCCATTTCGGTGGTGCAGCAGCTCAAGGACTTGCGGGCACAAAGCCCATTTGGCGAGCAGGAGCTGCTGCTCGTGGATGGTGGTGGCAACGACTTTGCAGATCTTGCCGCAGACTACGCCACCGGTCGGATCCTTGGCAACTACGCCAACTTCGATAGTCTGGCGGACGAGTTGGTGCCGCCAGATGACAAGATCGGCCTGCCGCGCGACCAAGTGGGGGACTTGTACGCCACTCGACTGGCCAACCTGCTGGTCGATGCGCTTGTGACCGAGGCGCTGAACCGCGGTGCTCAGCGCATCGTTGTGCTGACCGTGCCGGACATCACCCGCACGCCAAAGTTCAAGCAGGCCATGGCCGTGGCGCAGATCCTTGATGCCGCCGGGGCTGCAGACGTCGAGTTGGCTGCGGCCCGCTGGGTCAGCCTGTTCAACACCCGCCTCAAGGCCCGGCTGGCTGTCCATAGCCGCGTGGTCGTGGTGGACTTCCACGCCGAACTTGGCAAATGGCTGAGCTCGCCAGGTGCCTATGGGCTGACCAATACCACCAAGCCGGCCTGTCCGGGCAGCATCGCCACATGCACCGATACCTCGCTGAGCGCTGCACCACCGGTCGGCGAAAGTGGCCCTGATTGGTGGAAAACCTACGTGTTCTCGGACAACTTCCACGGCACGCCGCGCACCAACGAACTCATGGGTGATGCGGTGCTGCGGGCCTTGGAGGCCAAGGGCTGGAAGTAG
- a CDS encoding 5-(carboxyamino)imidazole ribonucleotide synthase — protein sequence MTQSKPLLPGGPSVNGQQVTLGVMGGGQLGRMFVQAAQAMGYFTVVLDPDPASPAGLISHHHIKTAYDDEQGLAQLVQRCDAITTEFENVPAAALATLAKQRVVAPSADCVAVAQDRAKEKSHFEQCASLSGVAPAPHAIITTDAALAAVPAGLLPGILKTTRMGYDGKGQVRVSTREELAAAWDALDKVPCVLEKMLKLRAECSVIVARGADGQVVCFPVQKNTHHDGILALTEVFEGAMDATLAQRAQASTVAIANHLRYVGVLCVEYFVVENPDGALDLVVNEMAPRPHNSGHYTQNACDLSQFEAQVRALAGLPLPTPRQHSPATMVNLLGDLWFEPNATRAQASRQPVSPPWGAVLALPGTHLHLYGKLSARPARKMGHLNITGDSVAQVRGTTAQVLALLGLPALEA from the coding sequence ATGACGCAGTCCAAACCCCTTCTCCCCGGCGGCCCCTCCGTCAATGGCCAGCAAGTCACCCTGGGCGTGATGGGCGGCGGCCAACTGGGCCGCATGTTCGTGCAGGCGGCGCAGGCCATGGGCTATTTCACCGTCGTGCTCGATCCCGACCCGGCCAGCCCCGCCGGCCTGATCAGCCACCACCACATCAAGACCGCCTACGACGACGAGCAAGGTCTGGCCCAGCTCGTTCAGCGCTGCGACGCGATCACAACCGAGTTCGAGAACGTGCCGGCCGCCGCGTTGGCCACGCTCGCGAAGCAGCGTGTGGTCGCGCCATCGGCCGATTGCGTGGCGGTCGCGCAGGACCGCGCCAAGGAAAAATCCCACTTCGAACAGTGCGCCTCCCTCAGCGGCGTGGCACCCGCGCCACACGCGATCATCACCACCGACGCGGCGCTCGCAGCCGTGCCAGCCGGTCTGCTGCCCGGCATCCTCAAGACCACGCGCATGGGCTACGACGGCAAAGGCCAGGTGCGCGTGTCCACGCGCGAGGAACTTGCCGCGGCCTGGGATGCGCTGGACAAAGTGCCCTGCGTGCTGGAAAAAATGCTCAAGCTGCGCGCCGAATGCTCGGTCATCGTGGCGCGAGGCGCCGACGGCCAGGTGGTTTGTTTCCCGGTGCAGAAGAACACGCACCACGACGGCATCCTCGCGCTGACCGAGGTCTTCGAGGGCGCCATGGACGCCACGCTGGCGCAACGCGCGCAGGCCAGCACCGTGGCCATTGCGAACCATCTGCGCTACGTGGGTGTCTTGTGCGTCGAGTACTTCGTGGTGGAGAACCCCGATGGCGCGCTCGACCTCGTGGTGAACGAAATGGCGCCGCGCCCGCACAACAGCGGTCACTACACGCAGAACGCGTGCGACCTCTCGCAGTTCGAAGCGCAGGTGCGCGCCCTTGCCGGCTTGCCGCTGCCCACGCCGCGTCAGCACAGCCCGGCCACCATGGTCAATCTGCTGGGCGACCTCTGGTTCGAACCCAATGCCACGCGCGCGCAGGCCAGCAGGCAACCGGTGTCGCCGCCCTGGGGGGCCGTGCTCGCCTTGCCCGGCACCCACCTGCACCTCTACGGCAAGCTCAGCGCACGGCCCGCTCGCAAGATGGGCCACCTCAACATCACCGGCGACAGCGTCGCGCAGGTGCGCGGGACCACAGCACAGGTATTGGCGCTGCTGGGCCTGCCCGCGCTCGAAGCCTGA
- the dacB gene encoding D-alanyl-D-alanine carboxypeptidase/D-alanyl-D-alanine endopeptidase: protein MSTRFLPLRFPFLARLFALWLLACALPACAQMPGRGAGLPPAVAEALKQAQVPASALSALVVSVAPDAHERLRHLASAPVNPASVMKLVTTYAALDMLGPDFTWNTRFYTDGVVDNGILRGNLYVRGGGDPKLVLERIQEAYLALQAKGVRVILGDMVLDHSAFELPFTDPGAFDGEALRPYNATPDALLVNFKSVILTFVPDVASGVATVISEPPLAGLAIDATVPLSRGACGDWRSTVRARFDDPDAIRFEGRYPQNCGELKWPVAYQQPASYAARAMEGLWRASGGAITGSVRDGTMPAEVVLLHETRSLPLSDVIVDVNRWSNNVMAQQVFLTLGQLAVPQTTMARSVVVAAGSAADRLVPSRPARFEYSREVVTDWWQRTFGRRVPGPVLENGSGLSRDERVTPEALAALLRHAARHPQGMAFVDSLSVVGVNGTAQRLGRGGNSAARGNAYVKTGTLRDVTGIAGYVNALNGSQYVVVAFVNHPSAPAARPALDALLAWTAALPD, encoded by the coding sequence ATGTCGACACGTTTCCTGCCATTGCGATTCCCCTTCCTCGCGCGCCTGTTCGCGCTGTGGCTGCTCGCCTGCGCCTTGCCCGCCTGCGCGCAGATGCCGGGACGGGGTGCCGGTCTGCCGCCGGCCGTGGCCGAGGCATTGAAGCAGGCCCAGGTGCCCGCCAGCGCGCTTTCGGCGCTGGTGGTGTCGGTGGCCCCCGATGCGCACGAGCGTTTGCGCCACCTGGCCAGCGCACCCGTGAACCCGGCGTCGGTCATGAAATTGGTGACCACCTATGCCGCGCTGGACATGCTCGGCCCCGACTTCACCTGGAACACGCGCTTCTACACCGATGGCGTGGTCGACAACGGCATCCTGCGCGGCAATCTGTACGTGCGCGGTGGAGGCGATCCCAAGCTGGTGCTCGAGCGCATCCAGGAGGCCTATCTTGCGCTGCAGGCCAAAGGCGTGCGTGTGATCCTGGGCGACATGGTGCTGGACCACAGCGCCTTCGAACTGCCGTTCACCGACCCCGGTGCCTTCGATGGCGAGGCCCTGCGCCCCTACAACGCCACGCCCGATGCCCTGCTGGTCAACTTCAAGTCGGTCATCCTCACCTTCGTGCCCGACGTGGCCAGCGGCGTGGCCACCGTGATCAGCGAGCCACCGCTGGCCGGGCTGGCGATCGACGCCACCGTACCGCTCTCGCGAGGGGCCTGCGGCGACTGGCGCAGCACCGTGCGGGCGCGGTTCGACGACCCCGATGCCATCCGCTTCGAGGGGCGCTATCCGCAGAACTGCGGTGAGCTCAAGTGGCCCGTGGCCTACCAGCAGCCGGCCAGCTACGCCGCGCGCGCCATGGAGGGTTTGTGGCGCGCCAGCGGCGGCGCCATTACCGGCTCCGTGCGCGACGGCACCATGCCGGCCGAGGTCGTGCTGCTGCACGAAACGCGCTCCCTGCCGCTTTCCGACGTGATCGTCGACGTGAACCGTTGGAGCAACAACGTGATGGCGCAGCAGGTGTTTCTCACCCTGGGGCAATTGGCGGTGCCGCAGACGACCATGGCCCGATCCGTGGTGGTGGCCGCCGGGTCCGCGGCGGACCGCCTGGTGCCCTCACGCCCCGCGCGTTTCGAGTACTCGCGAGAGGTGGTCACCGATTGGTGGCAGCGCACCTTCGGCCGGCGCGTGCCCGGCCCAGTGCTGGAAAACGGATCGGGTCTCTCGCGCGACGAGCGCGTCACCCCCGAAGCCTTGGCGGCCTTGTTGCGGCACGCCGCGCGCCATCCGCAAGGCATGGCCTTTGTCGATTCGCTGTCGGTCGTCGGCGTCAATGGCACGGCGCAGCGGCTGGGGCGGGGTGGCAACAGCGCGGCGCGCGGAAACGCCTACGTCAAGACCGGCACGCTGCGCGATGTGACCGGCATTGCCGGCTACGTCAACGCGCTCAATGGGTCGCAGTACGTGGTGGTGGCCTTCGTCAACCACCCCAGTGCGCCCGCCGCGCGGCCCGCGCTGGATGCGCTGTTGGCATGGACAGCGGCGCTGCCCGACTGA
- a CDS encoding MFS transporter, protein MSGADDSLSPIAPLRIPVFRMLWTTWLMANICMWMNDVAAAWMMTSLTTKPIWVALVQTASTLPVFLLGLPSGALADSLDRKRYFLITQLWVAVVALVLSAVIFLGAVTPPVLLALIFANGVGLALRWPVFSAIVPELVPRHQLPQALALNGVSMNASRIIGPLVAGAIIASAGSAYVFVLNAAISLAAAVIVTRWKRERKVNPLGREPLGTAMRVGWQYVTQSYLLKGVLLRISIFFFHSTAMIALLALVARNMQGGGAGTFTLLLASMGAGAILATFFLPRLRHRYKRDALVLRGAALQAISMAALAYTNSIWIAVPALFFGGAAWITTANTLSVSIQLGLPDWVRARGMSIYQMAIMGASALGAALWGQIATWTNVPITLAIASVSGMVAMQLACRFMPDVGVHDDITPNRLFRVPSIETPPTSGHVTVMIEYIVDPARADEFRQLMLSEGRRSRMRHGALSWELLHDISAPGRFVETYVDENWTEHLRRFDRLTAADAALRDRKQAYHLGESPPRVTRCLMETTVRSH, encoded by the coding sequence ATGTCCGGCGCCGACGACAGTCTCTCTCCCATCGCTCCCTTGCGCATACCCGTGTTCCGCATGTTGTGGACCACCTGGCTCATGGCCAACATCTGCATGTGGATGAACGACGTGGCGGCGGCCTGGATGATGACCTCGCTCACCACCAAGCCGATCTGGGTCGCGCTGGTGCAGACCGCCTCCACCCTGCCGGTGTTTCTGCTCGGCTTGCCCAGCGGCGCACTCGCCGACAGCCTGGACCGCAAGCGCTATTTCCTCATCACCCAGCTCTGGGTGGCCGTGGTGGCGCTGGTGCTGAGCGCGGTGATCTTCCTGGGCGCGGTCACGCCGCCGGTGCTGCTGGCCCTGATCTTTGCCAACGGGGTCGGCCTGGCCTTGCGCTGGCCGGTGTTCTCCGCCATCGTGCCCGAGCTGGTGCCGCGCCACCAGTTGCCGCAGGCGCTGGCGCTCAACGGCGTGTCCATGAACGCCTCGCGCATCATCGGCCCGCTGGTGGCCGGGGCGATCATCGCCAGTGCGGGCAGCGCCTATGTGTTCGTGCTCAACGCGGCGATCTCGCTCGCGGCCGCTGTCATCGTCACGCGCTGGAAGCGTGAGCGCAAGGTGAACCCGCTGGGCCGCGAGCCTCTGGGCACGGCGATGCGCGTGGGCTGGCAGTACGTCACCCAGTCCTACCTGCTCAAGGGTGTGCTGCTGCGCATCTCGATCTTCTTCTTCCACTCCACGGCGATGATCGCGCTGCTGGCGCTGGTGGCGCGCAACATGCAGGGTGGCGGCGCGGGGACCTTCACCCTGTTGCTGGCTTCCATGGGCGCGGGCGCCATCCTGGCCACGTTCTTCCTGCCCCGCTTGCGCCACCGCTACAAGCGCGATGCGCTGGTGCTGCGCGGCGCGGCGCTGCAAGCGATTTCCATGGCCGCGCTGGCGTACACCAACAGCATCTGGATTGCGGTGCCCGCGCTGTTCTTCGGGGGGGCCGCCTGGATCACCACCGCCAATACCTTGAGCGTGTCGATCCAGCTGGGCCTGCCCGACTGGGTGCGCGCGCGCGGCATGTCGATCTACCAGATGGCCATCATGGGCGCCAGCGCGCTGGGCGCCGCACTGTGGGGGCAGATCGCCACCTGGACCAATGTGCCCATCACCCTGGCCATTGCTTCGGTGAGCGGCATGGTGGCGATGCAGCTGGCCTGCCGCTTCATGCCCGATGTGGGCGTGCACGACGACATCACGCCCAACCGCCTGTTCCGCGTGCCCTCCATCGAAACGCCACCGACCAGCGGCCACGTCACGGTGATGATCGAATACATCGTCGACCCGGCGCGTGCCGACGAATTCCGCCAGCTCATGCTCAGCGAAGGTCGGCGCAGCCGCATGCGCCACGGGGCACTGTCCTGGGAATTGCTGCACGACATCAGCGCGCCGGGCCGTTTCGTGGAGACGTACGTCGACGAAAACTGGACCGAGCACCTGCGCCGTTTCGACCGCCTCACCGCCGCGGACGCCGCGCTGCGCGACCGCAAGCAGGCCTACCACCTGGGCGAGTCGCCACCGCGCGTGACGCGTTGCCTGATGGAAACGACGGTCCGCTCCCACTGA
- a CDS encoding SDR family oxidoreductase, whose amino-acid sequence MTTSPRAPRIALVTGAGSGIGRAVALALLQDGYRVVLAGRRAEPLNEMVDAAKAAGQQALAVPTDVRDEKSVEALFARTEQHFGRLDVLFNNAGVNAPAVPMDELPVELWKDVIDTNVTGVFLCARAAFGLMRRQNPQGGRIINNGSISAHAPRPFSSPYTASKHAVLGLTKTMALDGREFNIVASQIDIGNALTELSSRMTQGVRQANGTMATEPMMDVQHVAEAVRYMAGLPLSTNVLNMTVMASQMPFVGRG is encoded by the coding sequence ATGACCACTTCGCCTCGCGCTCCCCGCATCGCTCTCGTCACCGGTGCTGGCAGCGGCATCGGCCGCGCGGTCGCCCTCGCCTTGCTGCAGGACGGCTACCGTGTCGTGCTCGCCGGCCGCCGCGCCGAGCCGCTGAACGAGATGGTCGACGCGGCTAAGGCCGCCGGCCAGCAGGCGCTGGCAGTGCCCACCGACGTGCGCGACGAGAAAAGCGTCGAGGCGCTCTTCGCACGGACCGAACAGCACTTCGGCCGCCTCGACGTGCTGTTCAACAACGCCGGGGTCAATGCCCCCGCCGTGCCCATGGACGAGTTGCCGGTGGAGCTCTGGAAGGACGTGATCGACACCAACGTCACCGGCGTGTTCCTGTGCGCGCGCGCCGCCTTCGGCTTGATGCGCCGGCAGAACCCGCAGGGTGGCCGCATCATCAACAACGGCTCGATCTCGGCGCACGCCCCGCGCCCGTTCAGCAGCCCCTACACCGCCAGCAAGCACGCCGTGCTGGGCCTGACCAAGACCATGGCGCTCGACGGCCGCGAGTTCAACATCGTTGCCAGCCAGATCGACATCGGCAATGCCTTGACCGAACTCTCCTCGCGCATGACCCAAGGGGTGCGCCAGGCCAACGGCACGATGGCTACCGAGCCGATGATGGACGTGCAGCACGTGGCCGAGGCAGTGCGCTACATGGCCGGCCTGCCACTCTCCACCAATGTGCTGAACATGACGGTGATGGCCAGCCAGATGCCGTTCGTGGGGCGCGGCTGA
- the purE gene encoding 5-(carboxyamino)imidazole ribonucleotide mutase: protein MNSIPVGVLMGSSSDWDTMQHAVQILQDFGVAHEARVVSAHRMPDDMFAYAETAADRGLKAIIAGAGGAAHLPGMLAAKTVVPVLGVPVASKHLSGVDSLHSIVQMPKGIPVATFAIGAAGAANAALFAVALLASHDPALRQKLEDFRAQQTAAARAMTLPA, encoded by the coding sequence ATGAACTCCATCCCAGTGGGTGTGCTCATGGGCTCCAGCAGCGACTGGGACACCATGCAGCACGCCGTGCAGATCCTGCAGGATTTCGGCGTTGCGCACGAAGCACGCGTGGTCTCCGCGCACCGCATGCCCGACGACATGTTCGCCTACGCCGAAACCGCAGCCGACCGCGGCCTCAAGGCCATCATCGCGGGTGCGGGCGGCGCCGCGCACCTGCCCGGCATGCTCGCGGCCAAGACCGTGGTACCGGTGCTCGGGGTGCCGGTGGCCAGCAAGCACCTCAGTGGCGTGGATTCGCTGCACAGCATCGTGCAGATGCCCAAGGGCATTCCGGTGGCCACCTTTGCCATCGGCGCGGCCGGCGCGGCCAATGCCGCCTTGTTCGCTGTCGCCCTGCTGGCCAGCCACGACCCGGCTCTGCGCCAGAAGCTCGAAGACTTTCGCGCACAACAGACGGCTGCGGCCCGCGCCATGACGCTCCCCGCATGA